One Cyprinus carpio isolate SPL01 chromosome B25, ASM1834038v1, whole genome shotgun sequence genomic region harbors:
- the tnni2a.1 gene encoding troponin I type 2a (skeletal, fast), tandem duplicate 1 isoform X2: MSEKKMSSSRKHHLKSLMLSIAKGILEQEAKDREVERQRYMAETCQPLSLPSGIQALQELCRELHHKIDVIDEERYDLEMKVNKSAKEIEDLNIKVIDLKGKFKKPTLRKVRMSADAMLQALLGSKHKVSLDLRANLKQVKKEVKEEDKELRDVGDWRKNVEDKAGMDGRKKMFETEA, encoded by the exons ATGTCAGA GAAAAAGATGTCATCGAGTCGCAAGCATCATCTGAAG AGCTTGATGCTTTCCATCGCTAAAGGTATACTGGAACAGGAAGCAAAGGACAGAGAGGTGGAGAGGCAGAGATACATGGCAGAAACCTGCCAGCCTCTGTCTCTACCTTCAGGCATACAAGCATTACAG gAACTCTGCAGGGAGCTTCACCACAAAATTGATGTCATTGATGAGGAGAGATACGACCTGGAAATGAAAGTCAACAAGAGTGCAAAGGAG ATCGAGGACCTCAATATCAAAGTTATTGACCTGAAGGGCAAGTTCAAGAAGCCAACTCTGAGGAAGGTGCGCATGTCGGCTGACGCTATGCTTCAAGCTCTGCTGGGGTCCAAACACAAGGTGTCTCTGGATCTGAGAGCCAACCTCAAACAAGTCAAGAAGGAGGTCAAAGAGGAG GATAAGGAACTGCGTGATGTTGGTGACTGGCGTAAGAATGTTGAAGACAAGGCTGGCATGGATGGCAGGAAGAAGATGTTTGAAACCGAGGCTTAA
- the tnni2a.1 gene encoding troponin I type 2a (skeletal, fast), tandem duplicate 1 isoform X1: protein MIPKHLRKKMSSSRKHHLKSLMLSIAKGILEQEAKDREVERQRYMAETCQPLSLPSGIQALQELCRELHHKIDVIDEERYDLEMKVNKSAKEIEDLNIKVIDLKGKFKKPTLRKVRMSADAMLQALLGSKHKVSLDLRANLKQVKKEVKEEDKELRDVGDWRKNVEDKAGMDGRKKMFETEA from the exons atgattccaAAACACCTCAGGAAAAAGATGTCATCGAGTCGCAAGCATCATCTGAAG AGCTTGATGCTTTCCATCGCTAAAGGTATACTGGAACAGGAAGCAAAGGACAGAGAGGTGGAGAGGCAGAGATACATGGCAGAAACCTGCCAGCCTCTGTCTCTACCTTCAGGCATACAAGCATTACAG gAACTCTGCAGGGAGCTTCACCACAAAATTGATGTCATTGATGAGGAGAGATACGACCTGGAAATGAAAGTCAACAAGAGTGCAAAGGAG ATCGAGGACCTCAATATCAAAGTTATTGACCTGAAGGGCAAGTTCAAGAAGCCAACTCTGAGGAAGGTGCGCATGTCGGCTGACGCTATGCTTCAAGCTCTGCTGGGGTCCAAACACAAGGTGTCTCTGGATCTGAGAGCCAACCTCAAACAAGTCAAGAAGGAGGTCAAAGAGGAG GATAAGGAACTGCGTGATGTTGGTGACTGGCGTAAGAATGTTGAAGACAAGGCTGGCATGGATGGCAGGAAGAAGATGTTTGAAACCGAGGCTTAA